Proteins encoded by one window of Nitrospiraceae bacterium:
- a CDS encoding response regulator yields the protein MTRKLLLADDSITIQKVVELVLTDEGFEIKAVTNGEEALAAIKNFRPDIVLADIDMPKINGYQLCEKIKSDTETKDIPVILLSGAFEPIDEALSKQVRADSYIVKPFESQELISKINSILRSLAKNTPTIPAEEVVFAQEADDDSSVVTAEVFEEAPQKNKLKITSAEETTSEYSGDVIEIQDVSIDEAMNAAKQAESLLEQTTEMSAVETSRFSESVVPSYEKKSILKQEIPVQKKSADIPMPSQSDMSNIIKKTVDEKVQSLLSSLDLKDTVMTAISPTIKESLEKILWEISTELTERMLKETIQNSMASINKEVEKVIWETVPEVAETLISKEIKKIRSET from the coding sequence ATGACACGCAAGCTGCTTCTTGCTGACGACAGCATAACAATACAAAAGGTCGTTGAACTTGTACTTACAGATGAGGGCTTCGAAATAAAAGCTGTTACAAACGGCGAGGAAGCTCTTGCTGCAATAAAAAATTTCAGGCCTGATATTGTGCTTGCTGATATTGACATGCCTAAGATTAACGGCTATCAGTTGTGCGAAAAAATAAAATCAGATACTGAAACAAAAGACATCCCTGTGATACTCCTTTCAGGAGCTTTCGAACCGATCGATGAAGCACTTTCCAAACAGGTAAGGGCAGACAGCTACATAGTAAAACCATTCGAGTCACAAGAACTTATCAGCAAAATAAATTCCATATTAAGATCACTTGCAAAAAACACTCCAACCATCCCTGCAGAAGAAGTAGTATTTGCTCAGGAAGCAGACGATGATTCATCTGTAGTAACAGCAGAGGTATTTGAAGAAGCTCCACAGAAAAATAAATTAAAAATAACTAGTGCTGAAGAAACCACATCAGAATACAGCGGAGATGTGATAGAGATTCAGGATGTGAGCATTGATGAAGCCATGAATGCCGCTAAACAGGCTGAATCACTTCTTGAGCAAACAACTGAGATGTCAGCTGTTGAAACATCTCGATTTTCAGAGTCTGTTGTTCCTTCATATGAAAAGAAAAGCATTCTCAAACAGGAAATACCAGTACAAAAAAAATCTGCTGACATACCCATGCCCTCTCAATCAGACATGTCAAATATAATTAAAAAAACAGTTGATGAAAAGGTTCAATCGCTTTTGTCATCTCTGGATTTAAAAGATACGGTTATGACAGCAATTAGTCCTACTATCAAGGAGTCTTTAGAAAAAATATTATGGGAAATATCGACTGAGCTCACAGAGAGAATGCTGAAAGAGACAATACAGAACTCTATGGCTTCTATAAACAAGGAAGTCGAAAAAGTGATATGGGAGACTGTGCCAGAGGTTGCAGAGACATTAATTTCAAAAGAGATTAAAAAGATCAGGTCAGAGACGTAG